One part of the Granulicella arctica genome encodes these proteins:
- a CDS encoding Fpg/Nei family DNA glycosylase: MPEGNEIHRWAERHAAAFAGKAVRVDGPQGRFTDSEMLDGRKLVRVMAVGKHLGYDFGKDRILHVHLGLQGDFTEGSGPLPAVKGALRLRMWNAAAAKKPAAPGESKRHGWYSEDDGTGHIAPELVAWVELRGPMDCTVYTQEQWEKLLKRLGPDPLNGDAPDEFVAKVHKSKKPIGALLMDQAIAAGIGNIYRAELLFRARLSPFIAGKDVAEETLRAIWKDALPLMKAGMVDRRIVTTLPKDRPSGKGKVLKEEAHYVYRHHGKPCFVCGTKVMKKDMAGRNLYWCPTCQPE; the protein is encoded by the coding sequence ATGCCTGAAGGCAATGAGATACATCGGTGGGCGGAGCGGCATGCGGCGGCGTTTGCGGGGAAGGCTGTGCGGGTGGATGGGCCGCAGGGCCGGTTTACCGATTCGGAGATGCTGGATGGGCGCAAGCTGGTGCGCGTGATGGCGGTGGGTAAGCATCTTGGGTATGACTTTGGAAAGGATCGCATCCTGCATGTGCATCTTGGATTGCAGGGAGACTTTACGGAGGGTTCGGGGCCGCTGCCTGCCGTCAAGGGAGCGTTGCGGCTGCGGATGTGGAATGCGGCGGCGGCGAAGAAGCCCGCTGCTCCGGGTGAGAGCAAGCGGCATGGATGGTACTCGGAGGATGATGGAACAGGACATATTGCGCCGGAGCTGGTGGCCTGGGTGGAGCTGCGCGGGCCGATGGATTGCACGGTCTACACGCAGGAGCAGTGGGAGAAGCTCCTTAAGCGGTTGGGGCCTGATCCGTTGAATGGGGACGCTCCCGACGAGTTCGTCGCGAAGGTGCACAAGAGCAAGAAGCCGATCGGTGCGCTGCTGATGGATCAGGCGATTGCGGCAGGGATTGGGAATATCTATCGCGCGGAGCTGCTGTTTCGGGCGCGGCTGAGTCCGTTTATTGCGGGTAAGGATGTTGCGGAGGAGACGCTGCGGGCGATCTGGAAGGATGCGTTACCGCTGATGAAGGCGGGGATGGTCGATAGAAGGATTGTGACGACGCTGCCGAAGGACAGGCCAAGTGGTAAGGGCAAGGTGCTGAAGGAAGAAGCGCACTATGTCTATCGGCACCATGGGAAGCCGTGTTTTGTCTGCGGGACGAAGGTGATGAAGAAGGATATGGCTGGCCGGAACCTTTACTGGTGCCCGACTTGCCAGCCGGAGTAA
- a CDS encoding HigA family addiction module antitoxin: MSIPRDLSHPGAPVHPGEVLREEFLVPLGISANALAMALHVPSTRISEIVAERRGITADTAYRLSRYFGPSPTFWMNMQLNYELAVAYKYAQSVIKKEVRPRVA; encoded by the coding sequence ATGTCTATTCCACGCGATCTTAGTCATCCTGGTGCGCCGGTTCATCCAGGTGAAGTGCTCCGCGAAGAGTTTCTGGTACCACTTGGAATCAGTGCGAATGCACTGGCGATGGCGCTTCATGTGCCTTCCACGCGCATCAGCGAAATTGTCGCGGAGCGGCGTGGAATTACGGCGGATACAGCGTACCGACTTTCCCGTTACTTTGGTCCCTCGCCGACGTTTTGGATGAACATGCAGCTCAACTATGAGCTTGCCGTTGCCTATAAGTATGCACAGTCGGTAATCAAGAAGGAAGTTCGGCCGCGCGTAGCGTGA
- a CDS encoding type II toxin-antitoxin system RelE/ParE family toxin has product MILSFRDRAVEVLFKEGGHRNFGSSSKIALRKLFMLNNADVLDALRFPPGNRLEALKGDRAGQHSIRINDQYRICFVWTFAGPEDVEIVDYH; this is encoded by the coding sequence GTGATCCTATCGTTTCGTGATCGAGCAGTAGAGGTCCTCTTCAAAGAAGGCGGTCATCGAAACTTTGGTTCTTCCTCGAAGATTGCTCTTCGTAAGCTGTTTATGCTGAATAACGCGGATGTTCTGGATGCATTGCGCTTTCCTCCGGGAAACCGCCTGGAAGCGCTCAAAGGAGATAGGGCGGGTCAACACAGCATCCGGATTAACGACCAGTATCGCATCTGCTTTGTCTGGACATTTGCGGGTCCTGAAGATGTAGAAATCGTCGATTATCACTGA